In Tachysurus fulvidraco isolate hzauxx_2018 chromosome 3, HZAU_PFXX_2.0, whole genome shotgun sequence, a single window of DNA contains:
- the hint3 gene encoding histidine triad nucleotide-binding protein 3, whose protein sequence is MASNENTPTSDDESVQKEQHSYDKKCIFCKIVNKETDTELLYSDEETTCFRDIKPGAPHHYLVVPTRHIGNCKSLNKEHIPIVEKLIETGKAILQKNEFTDLNDVRFGFHWPPFHSVAHLHLHVLAPASQMGFISRFIYRLDSYWFITADQLLKRLDSMD, encoded by the exons ATGGCAAGCAATGAAAACACACCGACTTCAGACGACGAGTCTGTTCAAAAGGAACAACACAGTTATGataaaaagtgtattttttgtAAGATTGTAAACAAGGAGACGGACACTGAGCTTCTATACAGC GATGAAGAGACAACATGTTTCAGAGATATAAAACCGGGGGCTCCTCATCACTATCTTGTTGTGCCCACAAGACACATAGGGAATTGCAAATCACTTAACAAAGAACACATTCCAATTG TGGAAAAATTGATAGAAACAGGAAAAGCAATTCTTCAGAAGAATGAATTCACTGATTTAAATGATGTCAG GTTTGGTTTCCACTGGCCTCCTTTCCATTCTGTTGCACATCTACATCTTCACGTTTTGGCACCTGCCAGTCAAATGGGCTTCATTTCTCGCTTCATCTACCGCCTAGACTCCTACTGGTTCATCACA gcTGACCAGTTGCTCAAAAGACTGGACTCAATGGACTGA
- the si:dkey-29b11.3 gene encoding actin-binding Rho-activating protein-like, which translates to METDRLSKPPEDKVTSVKGLTQTWQKWSEDHKDYQKHNPFTSDEVMAFRPVWGQKYYGKPPEGSHTERRGMEAHSHIGREVTELCQIIREIGQRRGDGRREIEFGTLFAHYVSISNKLVGVLLRARKQGLVQFEGEMLWQGKDDRVLISLLP; encoded by the coding sequence ATGGAGACCGACAGGCTATCAAAACCCCCTGAAGACAAAGTAACTTCAGTGAAAGGACTGACACAGACCTGGCAGAAATGGTCTGAAGATCACAAGGATTATCAGAAACACAATCCATTTACTAGTGATGAGGTGATGGCCTTTCGTCCCGTGTGGGGTCAGAAGTACTACGGCAAACCACCGGAGGGATCTCACACTGAGCGCAGAGGGATGGAGGCTCACTCCCACATTGGCAGGGAGGTGACAGAGCTGTGCCAGATTATTAGAGAAATTGGGCAAAGGCGAGGAGACGGGAGACGGGAAATTGAGTTTGGCACGCTGTTTGCACATTATGTCTCAATTTCGAACAAGCTGGTGGGAGTGCTGCTCCGGGCACGGAAACAAGGGCTTGTGCAATTTGAGGGAGAGATGCTGTGGCAAGGGAAAGACGATCGAGTGCTTATCTCACTGCTTCCATAA